The nucleotide sequence ttaatacaaaagAGCAGTAGCATCCAGTCACCATGTTTGTCCAAGGTGAGTGATTATCTAAATtggtattatttatattattttagtaCAATAGGTTTTCACCGAAGGAGTAGGAATAGATAAAAGGATTGGTGTGCATTAATTGTTCTATAGAGTATAATATACAGTTCTTATGCTTGGGTGACtgtacattattacatttattataggCTACACATACTTAACCGATTAATGAATACACCTTAAATATTGAAACATTCATCAGTGCAGACCTGAAATaatcatacacaactattacagaATGCAATTGACCAACCAGAATGTATTATAAGAGAAGtcttgtaataataataattataatatgaGTTTGAGATTATATAGATCAGTCCTTGTAACACTGACTGTtgatatatttgttaaaaatatgttgtttaaaaatacgATGTCTGCCGCAACAGTCACAATATTCTGTTCTATGACAAAGTCATTTATGCGCTACTCTGCTGCACCCTAGTGAGCAAATTAAGTTTCTCTATTTCAATCCTATTTCAATTTTCTTAAATGTAGCTCAGCCAGAAGGTGCAAATGTGCCACCTGTCAATGTGCCTGTGACACCAGGTGAGTGTTAAATTTTCCTCTACTACACTGATTGTGCCCGATTATACCCAAAATGTTTCCCAGCTAAATGAGTACATACTTCCTGTGTAGCCTGATGACACAAATGGCATGCTTAGGCAAATAAGGTAAAGTGTGTACTTTATTCTTGGTCACATATGCAGCCAAAAATAGTGTGTTATATTTTGTGTGGAGGGGggaaaaataactattttatttcataaatgcaTATTGGACTTTCTTTTATGTAGTTTAGGCCTAATTTTGTTAGGGTTAATGGTCAAGATTATGGGatgttcttaaaataaatcaataatcagacattttatattacatattacatGTTTCAAATAGGATGTTGTTGCTATATTATGATGTATTGTACTTGTTTTCTAAAAGAACAAGTCCATGTGGTTTCCAGTCGTACTTCCTCTATCCATATTTAAATGAGGTTAAGTTTCCACCACctgtgtaaaaatgtacagatAAAACCATTTCAGTTCAATTTTGCTATTTTCAAATGGGTTGCTTCCGAAATCAACACAACAGGCTACTTTCTACCTATAGAGAAGAGCTTTGTCATTCTGCTTTTCTACATGTGATGTTATCAATGTTTCCCTTATAGTATATACCATTGGATGTCATACAAACAATGACGTTTACATCGCACCACCTGGTAAACACATATACAgacaattaattaattaaaagttttatgaGGTTCAGATGATAATGTTTCCATGGTCTATGTTTTTCTTGTCTGCCCAAGGTTATACACCACATCAGGTACCAATGACAATGCCAGTCATACAAAGACCTCCTGGTTGCCCACCAGGGCTGGAGTACCTGACCCAGGTATGACTCATGATTAGTCAACTCATGCTGGCATTAGTATCAGTAATCGGATGCCACTGTGGGCCTTCATAATTTAGCTCATCTTTCCCCTCACAATCCAACATAAATCTTACAAATCAtacttattatatatatttactctATATTTGAATGGGGAGAATGGATTTCTGCAATCTTATTCCTAACACAGGTGGACCAGCTTCTGGTAcaacaaaaaatggaaataatggAAGGTAACATTTAGCCATTAATTATTCAATTTCTGGGCTTGTGAATACAAAtggtttctctttctctctaacaGTTCTTACAGGATGGGAGACCAATAATCAATATTTGGTAAAAAACAGTTTAGGGCAACAGGTATTCTTAGCGGCAGAGGATAGCGACTTTTGTACACGTATGTTGTGTGGACCAATGCGCTCCTTCATGCTTCATATCCAAGATAACACGGGACAGGAAGTCATGACTTTATCACGCCCCCTTAACTGCAGCAGCTGTTTCTTTCCTTGTTGCCTGCAAGAGGTAAAATACCACCTTAACCATGATGCATTTCTTGCAAAATATGtacttatatatttaatatatttttctgtttacatCAAATGAAAAGATGAGGGATCTTAGAAATATAAGAATATGATGTTTAGCTGTGGTTGCAGTATGCAGTGTTaacctgtatgcatttctttgttctcatgaaaacaaaggaagatactAGAATATTTGGAGAATATCAGTAACCAAACCGATctcacccccattgactcccatagtatttatttttcctactatggtagtaaatgggtgatgagatctgtttggttggacagtcgtccaaatatcttcctttgtgttcagcagaacaaatacatttattcaggttATCAACAGCTTAAAGGGGAATTTTATTGTTAATagcattttatgattttattaatcCTCACATTCTACTGATATTGGATTAATAACTCTAGTATATGGATATTAtagaatctttttttaaatcaaattttaactTAGTACTTAGTATAATTAGCACATGGCTCTTCAAGACCCTTAACAGAACATAAGAGTTGACTGATAAATGTGTTGAAATGAATTAATACCTTTCAGCTTGAGGTTCAGACCCCTCCTGGCAGCCCTATTGGTTATGTAATCCAAATCTGGCATCCTTACCTGCCAAAGTTTCTCATTCAGAATGAGAGAAAAGAACCAGTTCTGAGGATTGTGGGGCCATTCTGTGACTGCAAATGTTGTTCTGACGTTAATTTTGAGGTAAATAATGCATTACATTGTCCTATCACATTTAGAAGGTACTTACTTAAGGCTAAGAAACTATTTTATGTAGCCTGCTTAGCTGCTTATTAATCTAACATCACTTGTTTATGATGGTAGGTGATGTCCCTGGATGAGACTTCAGTGATTGGTCGAATTAGCAAACAGTGGACGGGGTTTGAGGCCGAAGCATTTACTGATGCAGACAACTTTGGCCTTCAATTTCCAATGGATTTGGATGTGAAAATAAAGGCAGTTATATTAGGGGCCTGCTTTCTTATTGTAAGTGCAAAAATTTACGCTGTATTATTAGTCTCTCATGTTTtcccaagtggttgatatctttatgacaacatcatgttgaccctgggacaaaattttaaatcaacaaatcagatttcaatttttattttaaattgaatcttccaaccaggattacaTTCTTCtggaccattgtttttcactaatcatttccctctgattttagggttaagttatggttagggttggggtttggtgtgggtttaggttttatttttaaaaatgttgtcattaggtcaacaaaatatgttctcCTGAGGGAAtaaaccacttggcaaaatcaggtcgagctgTATTATTACAAGTCACTAGAGATTTAAAGGATGATAAAATAATACGATTTGAgatcattcaattcaattttattgttgttttcacaataCATTTTGAGAAGGTCCTTCCCATGTTTGCTTGAACTTGTAACAGCGTTCATCACGTGTCGCAactggaacgcctaccatcattgctggattacggtttaccggttatatattatatacattgtatagatagagatggcggggatttTACCTTCCCAGTTTGAGGCctagtctgacgaagaaacattcaaagacgatagtagataatagatagacaATAATAGATTTATTAGACTTAAAATACCCGAGTTCATACCTAGATAAACAAACTGgtataccccagaaataacggtacatgttcATGTTATATGCATttgctaaacacagacataagggaccaaaatatttcttgaagttcagacaaaagtAAATAGTCACATCTACAGGTTGTGATTtcgtggagctaacaggtccaaataaggttggtatttccccctctttcaaggatagtcgtttaACATATCCTACAGTGAATGTGTCAAGATTATTGAAACAATCTTTGGTGATACGACGCgcgcacagtaaaaccctggggttatactcctttggtgtcatttgaaaatgaattgtaaccattgtttcctcagaagttcttcctttgttAGTTTAAGTAAGACGGACTgagtttcacaacgtagaagACAGGTTTTAGAATGACACACGCATCACGTACGAACGGCAGTGTTTTTGcggaggagagtgaagttttcacgGCAatcccagcaaaacgtaggcggggactatgtctagtgatGTAGATATGCGGCGGTACTCTTTCGTGTCTCgtttgcatgattcagagtcgactaccatttttacaagccaataactttgttatttattcaccttcggacttacaacttggcagactgcttactttcaaacacggcaacataacacactggatgaaatgtaattttcatgatataatgttatttactctttaatgtGATATTAAAGGATTGGGTTAGGGTTTTAATACATGAGATATAACACTGTTGTCTTATTTTTAACTTACAGGATTTCATGTATTTTGAGCACAACCAAAGGCAAGAATAAAATCATCCAGGAGCCTGCGGTTTCCCcaattaaaatcattatatttgttctttgaaaatgtattagtCTTTTAAATATCACATCTGAAAACTGAGAAAAGCATGGTCATAAAGGGTTTACTGACATCTATGATGTTTCCGCATGTTCTGTCCTTATTCCCCCCATTTGGATTTATTTACTTAACTATTTATCATAGTGAAGTATCTTGTAAACCCTTTCTGTATGGTTTTATTCGCCATTTTGCTTTGTTGGGTTGTGTCGTTATGAACAACACTAGAGTGAATATGTCTCTGTTCTGAATATCTCTTATTCTTCAATGGGAAACCCATACTGTAGTCTTATTTAAGTAAAGCAAACCTGTAAATGTTTCAGTGTCACTTTATCAGAGGACTATTTTTAGTCAGGCATGTCCTGCACAGTTGTCCTTCTTCTAAACTAAACTAGACACATGGGACTGCCACCCAATTTCACTATATAGCCTAGGCATGTTGAATTTATATAAGAAAGTGACTGTTACATTGCAAATTTTGTAAATGACAATTCACTAATGTATGACTATTTGTCTGGAATGTCTGTTaaagaataaatacaatttccatcactcatatttttccatatttcagataaatattttttctgagtAAAAAAAGGTGGAACTTCAGATGGTTAGTTAAGCCAGCACATTGAGGCTAAGAATGTAAATTGTAACAAAAGTTTCATTTCTTGCTAATTCTGTATTCAATAGAATCTGTGTGATTTGGTAATAGGCTATTGAAGTGCCTAAATATTGATAATGAAGCAAGAAGGAAATAACATCACCATTTGACTGAGCCTATTGATGCTGCCTTTATTGAAATATAGTGTGAAGTATCAAGTCCTTTCAGAACCAAGGCACATGTTCAATCTATACATAGAAACAATTGTTTAGTGTGTGCCTTTAATggattaaatattttcaaagtcTTTCAatgattaaactttattaacaGAAAAACTAACTAGCTACACTTAAGTTAGGTGAAGTTTGGTGTCAGGtttgaaaaatgtcaacattaaataaacattgaaacataCAAGAGCTGTCACGTGTGACGGGGAGAGTCCAAAGAGAATAACTAGGCATTAACAAAAACAggcttttaataataaatccaaGCTGGAACAGAGACACGATTCAGTAGACACATACAAGATTCAGTAGATAAATACACGATTCAGTAGACACACGATTCAATAGACACATACAAGATTCAGAAGATACATACACGATTCAGTAGACACACGATTCAATAGACACATACAAGATTCAGTAGACGATTCAGTAGACGATTCAGTAGACACATACACAATTCAGTAGACACATAAACAATAGCAGACACATAAACAATAGCAGTAGCATAAACAATGGCAAACATCTAACTGAGGaaaacacagggcttaaatacaaggGAATCGCCATCAAGGGGAACTGCAGGTGAGGGACTAATAAAGAAATCAGACACAGGAGGAAAAATCACTTTATGTCCCATAAATtctgctttgtttaaaaatcaGTTTATGTTTTCTGCTACTGTAAGAATCAGTACATGtgtgactatcagagagatTTCCTTACTCCAGTTTCTCCAGTTTACAttgaggattctccagtacatCACAGATCAGCTTaactcctgaatctcctacattattCTGAGacagatgtctcaggtgtgaggggtttgatctcagagctgaagacagagcaacacaaccttcagctCTCATATCACAACTACACAACCTGTCAAGAAATTAGGAAACACTCATGTgagtttgaaacaacatgaaaaacacatgctgtttcaattgtttatttaaatacagctTGGCAAAATGATGTTCTTTATCTAGTGACTTTGTTTCAATGCTTGAAGAATTCTAAGTGtgtgaaaaatacaaacagaaaactgCATGACATCTGTAGTACTAAAGATTTGTGAGGATTTTATGAATAAACAAGTTCACACTGATCCGGATTCACGAATCcaaaattgtaaatataaaacattgtgttGAAATTGTTTCTTACATCCCTTTTGTTATAATCAGCTCGCGCTTTGACTCCATGGTCATTTCTGAAAGGTTTAGAAACACAAAGCGAGGATGCAGAGAGTTTCGCTTTAGAGTAAAGTAAAATCTCAAATAGTTTCAAGGAAGTCGAGATAGTTAAATTGGCCTGTTAAAAAGGTGGGGATGCTCTAAACACCTCACAAATCACATGGTGGCACCGCCTTCATTTCGAAAACATTGCTGTACTGTGTGTGATTTCAACGGATATAGGTATGGGCTGCCGCGTGTTATTAATAcgcaattggtgcgagtggGCTGAGGTATAAGGTTACCCGCACTTCCGTATAACCGTAAGACAAAACGTTCAAGTCTTTGCCTTCTTTCCATATTTCGGATTTCTTTCTGCCGTTTATTCACTTTTTGCTTCATGCAAGGGGTGTGAACTCAACATTCAGAAGTTTGTTTCCATGGGAAGAAAACTCGTGTTAAGCGGAAACATTCATAGAGGCACCAGTTGCTGACAGAACTTAAGACACACAGCTCTCTTTTGTGTGAGtaactttaaaataactttctttctttctcattttcatttacatttacaatctGACAAAATTTGAAACTTGAAAACAGAGGACCGCACAATATCTTCGACAGGTCAACaagttatagtttttttataagccatgttttatatttgtgtttatctaCAATTGGTAGAAAAGGTATAGATAAAGTTAGTAATCACAGTAATTGTCAtcatttgtaacaaaaatagCAAAACTAAGTGTTAGTTATATTAGTTATGATTTCTTTTCAGTAACGTAACTGTCCTggtctacatcaactgcacttctatttctaatttcttattctttttatatatacactaacatttttaatcaattttattgctgttttattgtttcttaaaatctaaagtatttgtgatcttaaatcatttgcattttaaagatacctcttatttctttctgtcaatcatactatgtaaagcactttgaaatgcccttgtgtttgaaatgtgctatataaataaacttgtcttCTCTTGCCTTGCCTAATCGTAGcactaaatatgtttaaaaatacaaaacgtGCAATTGTTacttaaaatttgtattttacaatgttttattttacttgtgTAATGTAGTCAGTTGAGTCAGTCACATTCATGAAATTCTATAATAGGCTCTTGTGTTATCTCTGGTATTTTTATCTGTTGAGGGGTTACttgacataaatgcatataattTACATGTTATTTTCTTGTGAGATACTAACGGATACTCCTTCCAATTAAATTTACATGTGATTTATATATTTCCTGGGGTCCAGCGTGCATTATTACAAAGAGTACACTGTGTATGTATTTCTTCAGTTAGGAAAATGGCTTTTTTGGTCTTATGACATACCAAACCTGAAAAGCATTGCGAAGAGAACATAGgaatatatttgtataactTGTTTGTCTGGTTTATTCTGGCAGGAAATAGAATTCAGCCATCCACTATGGCAGCAAATAATGGTGAGTGTGTCAAATCTTTATCATCAGCAACTTGATCCTGACAGTTCTTTGTTATTTACTGCGGTTGTATGGTGTATCCCACAAAGAATCTTACCGTTTGCATTCACAGCAAACAAAGCTTTGTTTCTTAACTCCCAAGCTATAAGTAAATGTCAGACCAGCTGCACCCatggttaaagaaaataaagtggaaatgAAGTAAtaaatttcatgtttcacataaaacatttaagacATTATAGTTATCATTATATTCTGTTTCATTGACCTACAACCATGGGCAGTATATCCTGCCCCACCGTATGGCCCGGGACCACCCCTACCTGGACAAGGCAGGAGGAGCTCAGAAAGAAATTAACAATTTTGTATAGGAAAACAAAAGCTGTCCCTTTCTAATCTCAAGTTACTTATAAATAGTTAACcaaaaagtgatagttcactgtCATTGTACACAAAAGAGAAGCTTAGATATGTCAACAAACGCCTTTTTGCGTTTCCTAAAAGAAAAGTATACaggtaaattatgacagaa is from Triplophysa dalaica isolate WHDGS20190420 chromosome 3, ASM1584641v1, whole genome shotgun sequence and encodes:
- the LOC130417884 gene encoding phospholipid scramblase 1-like, which produces MFVQAQPEGANVPPVNVPVTPVYTIGCHTNNDVYIAPPGYTPHQVPMTMPVIQRPPGCPPGLEYLTQVDQLLVQQKMEIMEVLTGWETNNQYLVKNSLGQQVFLAAEDSDFCTRMLCGPMRSFMLHIQDNTGQEVMTLSRPLNCSSCFFPCCLQELEVQTPPGSPIGYVIQIWHPYLPKFLIQNERKEPVLRIVGPFCDCKCCSDVNFEVMSLDETSVIGRISKQWTGFEAEAFTDADNFGLQFPMDLDVKIKAVILGACFLIDFMYFEHNQRQE